One stretch of Alcaligenes aquatilis DNA includes these proteins:
- a CDS encoding efflux RND transporter permease subunit yields the protein MPQFFIERPIFAWVVALAITLFGLLALPNMPVAQYPDVAPPSVTIRATYPGATAEDVASTVASVIEDQLNGAKGLLYYESVSDSYGSTEITATFRPGTNPDMAQVDVQNRVSNITASLPTAVMEQGLHVEQSSTGFLQVVTLSSTDGSLDQTALADYIERNIKNTISRVPGVARFQLFASGRAMRVWLDPAKLVGYQMSPADVTNAIRQQNMLVSAGILGGPPNQDSQRVAAPITVNGQLATVEEFENIILRSQADGSTVRIKDVARVEVGADNYQFGARLNSKPTAAFAISLLPEANALDTAAAIKVEMEKLAEFFPENIRYDIPYDTSPYVDKSITQVVYTLLEAMVLVFIVMYVFLQNVRYTLIPALVVPVAILGAFAVMQVLGMSVNVLTMFAMVLAIGILVDDAIVVVENVERIMVEDGLSPKEATKKAMPQISGAIVGITLVLSAVFLPLAFMAGSVGVIYRQFSVAMAVSIAFSGFLALTFTPALCATLLKPIPKGHHETKRGFFGWFNRVFTRTTNGYESFIGKTLRRGGRMMFIYLIMVLVLGFLYMRMPTAFLPEEDQGYVIANIELPAGSTANRTIETITKVEDYFKEQPQVENIIAVQGFSFNGSGLNSAIAFVPLKDFNERKGEENSAQAISGKAMGQLLFGLPDSMVIAIVPPAISALGNSSGIDMRLEDRGGMGHDALMAAADQLLGLAKQSPVFDPQSVRITGLGPGKQIRLEIDRDKAAALGVNFSEASALISGALGSSFVGKFTNQGRVQSVWVQADAPYRMTIEDVLKLNARNKEGKMVPLSAFVNQTTEQGPVQIVRYNSYESVRISGGPAPGYTSGEAMIEMENLMKQLPSGFGVDWTGLSYQERQAAGQSGILMGLAVLVVFMLLAALYESWAIPLSVMLAVPLGMLGSVLLVSGLGMPNDVYFQVGIVTVIGLSAKNAILIVEFAKDAYARGATLIDATLEAARLRFRPILMTSFAFVLGVVPLATSTGAGAASQNAVGLGVLGGMLAATPLAVLMVPTFFVVILKLFKTKPRLFGEAAKLHEEELAKQAAQPAGSQGGQH from the coding sequence ATGCCTCAGTTTTTTATTGAAAGGCCCATTTTTGCATGGGTCGTTGCCTTGGCGATCACGCTATTTGGCTTATTGGCTTTGCCCAATATGCCCGTAGCGCAGTATCCCGATGTGGCACCCCCTTCGGTCACCATCCGGGCGACCTACCCAGGTGCAACGGCGGAAGACGTTGCCAGCACGGTAGCCAGTGTGATCGAAGATCAACTGAACGGTGCCAAGGGGCTGCTGTACTACGAGTCCGTCAGTGATTCCTATGGTTCGACCGAAATCACCGCTACGTTCCGTCCTGGTACCAATCCTGACATGGCTCAGGTGGACGTCCAGAACCGGGTCAGCAACATTACCGCGTCCTTGCCGACAGCGGTGATGGAGCAGGGCCTGCACGTTGAGCAGTCCAGTACAGGCTTTCTGCAAGTGGTGACCTTGTCCTCCACGGATGGCAGCCTGGACCAGACGGCTCTGGCCGATTACATCGAACGTAATATTAAGAACACGATTTCCCGTGTCCCTGGTGTGGCTCGCTTCCAGTTGTTTGCGTCCGGTCGTGCCATGCGTGTGTGGCTGGATCCTGCCAAGCTGGTCGGTTACCAGATGAGCCCGGCAGACGTGACCAACGCCATTCGTCAGCAAAACATGCTGGTGTCTGCCGGTATTCTGGGTGGCCCACCGAATCAGGACAGTCAACGCGTGGCTGCGCCGATTACGGTTAACGGTCAGTTGGCAACCGTGGAAGAGTTTGAAAACATCATTCTGCGCTCGCAGGCCGATGGTTCGACCGTGCGTATCAAGGACGTGGCTCGAGTGGAAGTGGGGGCGGACAACTACCAGTTTGGTGCCCGTCTGAACAGCAAGCCGACAGCGGCCTTTGCAATCTCCTTATTGCCTGAAGCGAACGCGCTGGATACCGCGGCGGCGATTAAAGTCGAAATGGAGAAGTTGGCCGAGTTCTTCCCGGAAAACATTCGCTACGACATTCCTTACGACACCTCACCTTACGTGGACAAATCCATCACCCAGGTGGTTTACACCTTGCTGGAAGCCATGGTGCTGGTGTTCATCGTGATGTACGTGTTCCTGCAAAACGTGCGCTATACCCTGATCCCTGCACTGGTGGTGCCGGTGGCGATTCTCGGGGCCTTCGCGGTGATGCAGGTGCTGGGCATGTCCGTGAACGTGCTGACCATGTTCGCGATGGTGCTGGCCATTGGTATTTTGGTGGACGACGCGATCGTGGTGGTGGAGAACGTCGAACGTATCATGGTGGAAGACGGGCTCTCGCCTAAAGAGGCCACCAAGAAAGCCATGCCGCAAATTAGTGGCGCGATTGTGGGTATTACGCTGGTGCTGTCGGCCGTGTTCTTGCCGCTGGCATTCATGGCCGGTTCGGTGGGGGTGATTTACCGCCAGTTCTCGGTGGCCATGGCCGTGTCGATTGCCTTCTCGGGCTTTCTGGCACTGACCTTTACGCCTGCTCTGTGCGCGACCTTGTTGAAACCGATCCCCAAGGGGCATCACGAAACCAAGCGTGGCTTCTTTGGCTGGTTCAACCGTGTCTTTACGCGTACCACCAACGGCTACGAAAGCTTTATTGGCAAGACCCTGCGTCGTGGCGGTCGGATGATGTTCATCTATCTGATCATGGTGCTGGTGCTGGGCTTTTTGTACATGCGCATGCCAACCGCGTTCTTGCCCGAGGAAGATCAGGGTTACGTGATTGCCAATATCGAGCTGCCTGCCGGTTCGACTGCCAACCGTACGATTGAAACCATTACCAAGGTCGAGGATTACTTCAAAGAGCAGCCTCAGGTTGAAAACATCATCGCCGTTCAAGGTTTCAGCTTTAATGGTAGTGGTTTGAACTCGGCGATTGCCTTTGTGCCCTTGAAGGACTTCAACGAACGTAAAGGCGAGGAAAACTCGGCTCAAGCCATCTCCGGCAAAGCCATGGGGCAGTTGTTGTTCGGTTTGCCTGACTCCATGGTGATCGCGATTGTGCCACCCGCTATTTCTGCTCTGGGTAACTCCTCGGGTATCGATATGCGTCTGGAAGACCGTGGTGGCATGGGTCACGATGCCTTGATGGCTGCGGCCGATCAGTTGTTGGGTCTGGCCAAGCAAAGCCCTGTGTTTGATCCACAGAGCGTGCGTATCACAGGCTTGGGGCCTGGCAAGCAGATTCGTCTGGAAATTGACCGTGACAAGGCTGCTGCCTTGGGAGTGAACTTTAGCGAAGCGTCTGCCTTGATCAGTGGCGCTTTGGGTTCGTCCTTCGTGGGTAAATTTACCAACCAGGGCCGTGTGCAAAGTGTCTGGGTGCAAGCTGATGCGCCGTACCGCATGACCATTGAGGACGTGCTCAAGCTGAACGCTCGCAATAAGGAAGGCAAGATGGTTCCGCTGTCTGCCTTTGTGAACCAGACGACCGAACAAGGTCCGGTACAGATCGTGCGTTACAACAGCTACGAGTCTGTTCGTATCAGTGGCGGTCCCGCTCCAGGTTACACCTCGGGTGAAGCCATGATCGAGATGGAAAACCTGATGAAGCAATTGCCCAGCGGCTTTGGTGTGGACTGGACTGGCCTGTCCTACCAGGAGCGTCAGGCGGCGGGTCAGTCGGGTATCCTGATGGGCTTGGCTGTTTTGGTGGTGTTCATGCTGCTGGCTGCCTTGTATGAAAGCTGGGCGATCCCGCTGTCCGTGATGCTGGCCGTGCCACTGGGTATGCTCGGTTCGGTCTTGCTGGTGTCCGGTCTGGGGATGCCTAATGACGTGTACTTCCAGGTGGGTATCGTGACGGTGATCGGTCTGTCGGCCAAGAACGCAATTCTGATTGTGGAGTTTGCCAAGGATGCTTACGCCCGTGGCGCCACCTTGATCGATGCCACTTTGGAAGCCGCCCGTCTGCGTTTCCGTCCTATCTTGATGACCTCCTTCGCCTTTGTGCTGGGTGTGGTGCCTCTGGCTACCTCTACCGGTGCGGGTGCGGCCAGTCAGAACGCCGTGGGTCTGGGCGTGCTGGGCGGTATGTTGGCCGCTACGCCTTTGGCGGTCTTGATGGTGCCGACTTTCTTTGTCGTGATCCTCAAGCTCTTTAAAACCAAACCCCGTTTGTTTGGCGAAGCCGCCAAATTGCACGAGGAAGAACTGGCCAAGCAAGCTGCACAACCGGCCGGTTCGCAAGGAGGACAGCACTGA
- a CDS encoding nitroreductase family protein: protein MSTIDSLLSRRSIKLVQGPGPNEQELDLILRAAMVAPDHGRLQPWRFCLIRGENVQALGELAIAANERAGNPLTEQKAASVRAWLAKVPMLIAVASHIDHGEEKIPELERVLATGAAVSNMLHAAHQLGFGAFWSTGLGTYGEEVPEALGFDSLDYQFLGFVSVGTPIHKLGPAQRPEPQQFLTEWQPA from the coding sequence ATGAGTACTATTGATTCTTTATTGTCCCGTCGCTCCATCAAGCTGGTGCAAGGCCCCGGCCCGAACGAGCAAGAGCTGGACCTGATTTTGCGCGCTGCCATGGTCGCTCCTGACCATGGCCGTTTGCAGCCATGGCGCTTTTGCCTGATTCGCGGTGAAAACGTGCAGGCTTTGGGTGAGCTGGCTATTGCCGCCAACGAACGCGCCGGTAATCCCTTGACCGAACAGAAAGCCGCCAGCGTGCGCGCTTGGCTGGCCAAGGTGCCTATGCTGATCGCCGTGGCCAGCCACATTGATCACGGTGAAGAAAAAATCCCTGAACTGGAACGTGTATTGGCTACCGGTGCGGCTGTCAGTAATATGCTGCATGCTGCGCATCAATTGGGTTTTGGTGCTTTCTGGAGTACTGGTCTGGGCACTTACGGTGAAGAGGTCCCTGAAGCCTTGGGCTTTGATTCCCTGGATTACCAGTTCCTGGGCTTTGTGTCTGTAGGTACACCGATTCATAAACTAGGCCCTGCGCAGCGCCCTGAACCTCAACAGTTCCTGACTGAGTGGCAGCCCGCCTAA
- a CDS encoding ABC transporter permease encodes MSIYSMWGALEIGLIFGLVALGVLISFRILRFPDLTVDGSFPLGGAVAAILISQGNDPFLATVVATFAGAIAGTITGWLNVRLKIMDLLASILMMIALYSINLRIMGRPNVPLIMEPTVFTILQPEAIADYIARPLLLIGLVIIAKLALDWFFGTQTGLAMRATGANARMARAQGVATGNMLLLGMAISNALVALAGALFAQSQGGADISMGIGTIVIGLAAVIVGESILPARKLFYATLAVVLGAILYRFFIALALNADVIGLKAQDLNLVTALLVTVALVIPLLKKKRARKQKGAQ; translated from the coding sequence ATGTCTATTTATTCAATGTGGGGGGCCCTGGAGATTGGTCTGATTTTCGGACTGGTTGCTCTGGGTGTTCTGATTTCTTTTCGCATCTTGCGATTTCCTGACCTGACGGTCGATGGTAGTTTTCCTTTGGGTGGGGCGGTTGCCGCCATCCTGATCAGCCAGGGCAATGATCCTTTTCTGGCGACCGTGGTGGCAACGTTTGCCGGCGCCATTGCCGGAACCATTACCGGCTGGTTGAATGTCCGCCTGAAAATCATGGATCTGCTGGCCAGTATCCTGATGATGATCGCCTTGTATTCCATTAACTTGCGCATCATGGGTCGTCCCAATGTTCCTTTGATCATGGAACCGACGGTCTTTACGATCCTGCAGCCCGAAGCCATCGCTGACTATATTGCCCGTCCTTTGCTGCTGATTGGTTTGGTGATCATCGCCAAGCTGGCGCTGGACTGGTTCTTCGGTACACAAACGGGTCTGGCCATGCGTGCCACTGGTGCCAATGCCCGTATGGCTCGTGCGCAAGGCGTGGCAACCGGCAATATGCTTTTGCTGGGGATGGCGATTTCCAATGCGCTGGTCGCTTTGGCCGGTGCCTTGTTTGCTCAGTCGCAGGGTGGGGCGGATATTTCCATGGGTATTGGGACTATCGTGATTGGTCTGGCCGCCGTGATTGTGGGTGAAAGCATTTTGCCTGCTCGTAAACTGTTCTACGCCACCTTGGCCGTGGTGCTGGGCGCGATTCTGTACCGCTTCTTTATTGCTTTGGCCCTGAATGCCGATGTGATCGGCTTGAAAGCGCAGGACTTGAACCTGGTCACCGCCTTGTTGGTAACCGTGGCGCTGGTGATTCCATTGCTCAAGAAAAAGCGTGCTCGTAAACAGAAGGGGGCTCAGTAA
- a CDS encoding ABC transporter substrate-binding protein, which translates to MKLIRSVHQVAAALACVGLMSGAAVHAQSVSVSSIVEHPALDAIKDGVHKALTDAGYNEASGFKWQFQTAQGNPAIAAQIARKFVGDKADVIVAISTPSAQAVVSATKTIPVVYSAVTDPVVAHLVPSMEPSGTNVTGVSDALALEAQVDLIKKIVPDAKRVGMVYNPGEANSAVVVKEMKELLPKHGMTLVEATAPRTVDVGAAARSLVGKVDVIYTNTDNNVVSAYESLVKVGNDAKVPLIASDTDSVARGAIAALGVNYYNLGLQTGQQVIRILKGEKPGDMASETSSNLELYVNPGAAKRQGVSLNEDFVKSATKIVE; encoded by the coding sequence ATGAAGCTGATCAGATCGGTGCATCAGGTGGCGGCCGCGTTGGCTTGTGTGGGATTGATGTCGGGCGCTGCAGTTCATGCGCAATCTGTATCGGTATCGTCGATTGTGGAACATCCGGCCTTGGACGCCATTAAGGATGGGGTACACAAAGCACTGACTGATGCCGGTTACAACGAAGCCTCGGGCTTCAAATGGCAGTTTCAGACCGCGCAGGGCAACCCTGCCATTGCTGCTCAAATTGCTCGCAAGTTCGTGGGCGACAAGGCTGACGTGATTGTGGCGATTTCCACGCCTTCGGCTCAGGCTGTCGTATCAGCAACCAAGACCATTCCTGTGGTGTACTCGGCGGTGACCGATCCCGTGGTGGCGCATCTGGTTCCCAGCATGGAGCCGTCCGGCACCAATGTGACGGGTGTGTCCGACGCTCTGGCATTGGAAGCCCAGGTGGATCTGATCAAGAAAATCGTTCCCGATGCCAAGCGTGTGGGTATGGTGTACAACCCCGGTGAAGCCAACTCGGCCGTGGTCGTCAAGGAAATGAAAGAGCTGTTGCCCAAGCATGGCATGACGCTGGTAGAAGCCACGGCTCCTCGTACCGTGGACGTGGGTGCGGCTGCCCGTAGTCTGGTGGGCAAGGTCGATGTGATCTACACCAATACTGATAACAACGTGGTGTCGGCATACGAATCCCTGGTCAAAGTCGGTAACGATGCCAAAGTACCCCTGATTGCCTCTGACACCGACAGTGTGGCCCGTGGCGCGATCGCGGCGTTGGGCGTGAACTACTACAACCTGGGCTTGCAAACCGGTCAACAAGTCATCCGTATTCTGAAGGGCGAAAAACCCGGCGATATGGCTTCCGAGACCAGCAGCAATCTGGAACTGTATGTCAATCCGGGCGCTGCCAAGCGCCAAGGCGTTTCGCTTAACGAGGACTTCGTGAAGTCCGCTACAAAAATCGTCGAATAA
- a CDS encoding ABC transporter ATP-binding protein, translated as MLEAKNLCLTFNPGTPIETRALRGLSLTIPEGQFVTVIGSNGAGKSTFLNAISGDQSVDDGQIMIDNVDVTRRPVWERANWVARVFQDPMAGTCEDLTIEENMALATCRGSRRGLSRAVRHSMRAEFAERLETLGLGLENRLTDRIGLLSGGQRQAVSLLMAALRPSKILLLDEHTAALDPRTADFVLQLTNRIVREGGLTTMMVTHSMRQALDVGDRTVMLHQGKVVLDVSGEQRQGLDVRDLLEMFEKVRGETLADDSLLLG; from the coding sequence ATGTTAGAAGCAAAAAACCTGTGCCTGACCTTTAACCCAGGCACGCCTATTGAAACCCGCGCCTTGCGCGGCTTGTCCCTGACCATTCCTGAAGGGCAGTTTGTGACCGTGATCGGCTCGAACGGCGCAGGCAAGTCTACTTTTCTGAATGCGATCTCGGGCGACCAGTCTGTCGATGATGGTCAAATCATGATCGACAACGTGGACGTGACTCGTCGCCCGGTCTGGGAACGTGCCAACTGGGTTGCCCGTGTGTTTCAGGATCCGATGGCTGGTACCTGTGAGGACCTGACCATTGAAGAAAATATGGCACTGGCGACGTGTCGTGGCAGTCGCCGCGGGTTGAGCCGTGCTGTGCGTCACTCCATGCGTGCTGAGTTTGCAGAGCGCCTGGAAACCTTGGGCCTGGGTCTGGAAAACCGTCTGACAGACCGTATCGGTTTGCTGTCTGGTGGTCAACGTCAGGCGGTCAGCTTGTTGATGGCCGCGTTGCGTCCTTCCAAGATATTGTTGCTGGATGAACATACTGCCGCCTTGGATCCACGTACAGCAGACTTCGTGTTGCAACTGACCAACCGTATTGTGCGCGAAGGTGGCCTGACCACCATGATGGTCACGCACAGTATGCGTCAGGCTCTGGATGTGGGCGACCGCACGGTGATGTTGCATCAAGGCAAGGTGGTGCTGGATGTTAGCGGTGAGCAGCGCCAAGGCCTGGATGTGCGTGATTTGCTGGAGATGTTTGAGAAGGTGCGGGGTGAAACACTAGCCGATGACAGTTTATTGCTAGGCTAG
- a CDS encoding efflux transporter outer membrane subunit — MSSMFLRSPLVLAVAFALSACSLAPKYERPDSPVPAQFPLAQQGQADVAQVADLGWREFFTDARLHALIEQALENNRDLRIATQRIEEARAQYGVARSDQLPSIGVQAAQQATHTPAELRPAGPSSAPVSRTYQAGVGITAFELDFFGRVRDLARAAREQYFATEQAQRTAHIALVAGTAEAYFKVRAAEELHALMSNTLRSRQETLRLVQSSYDAGTVSALDLNQAKVQYNTVRSDMQAVERDRQRALNALQVLLGREIPQDLPAGLPFTRAQLMPSLPVGLSAELLERRPDILAAEHVLRGSNYSIGAARAAFFPRLSLTGLLGFMSPELGGLFSSGNRYWQFQPQVTMPLLSGSTWANLDLAEARRDIAISQYEKTIQVAFREVADALAGEATYGQQIDALQEVDQAASESLRLAKLRYEVGIDSFLQVQTAEVSLYGTRQAYIQTGLASLMNRVELYKALGGGWTAETIQPETKTQAAGTAPE; from the coding sequence ATGTCTAGTATGTTTTTACGTAGTCCCTTGGTGCTGGCCGTGGCGTTTGCCTTGTCGGCTTGCTCCTTGGCACCGAAGTACGAGCGTCCTGATTCCCCTGTGCCTGCACAATTTCCTCTGGCCCAGCAGGGCCAGGCGGATGTGGCACAGGTCGCTGATCTGGGGTGGCGCGAATTCTTTACCGATGCGCGCCTGCATGCCCTGATCGAACAGGCCCTGGAAAACAACCGTGACTTGCGTATTGCCACCCAGCGTATTGAGGAAGCTCGTGCGCAGTATGGTGTGGCACGCAGTGATCAGTTGCCCAGCATTGGTGTACAGGCGGCCCAGCAGGCCACTCATACACCGGCTGAGTTGCGTCCTGCTGGCCCAAGCTCGGCGCCCGTGTCTCGTACGTATCAGGCCGGCGTCGGTATTACTGCTTTCGAGCTGGACTTCTTTGGCCGGGTGCGTGATTTGGCCCGTGCTGCTCGTGAACAGTACTTTGCCACCGAGCAGGCTCAGCGCACCGCCCATATTGCTTTGGTGGCGGGCACTGCTGAAGCCTACTTTAAGGTACGTGCAGCAGAAGAATTGCATGCTCTGATGAGCAACACCCTGCGTAGCCGTCAAGAGACATTGCGCCTGGTGCAATCCTCTTATGATGCCGGTACCGTGTCTGCGCTGGACCTGAATCAGGCCAAGGTGCAATACAACACCGTGCGTTCTGATATGCAGGCTGTTGAACGTGATCGCCAGCGGGCGCTCAATGCCTTGCAGGTCTTGTTAGGACGTGAAATTCCCCAGGATCTGCCTGCTGGCTTGCCGTTTACCCGTGCGCAGCTGATGCCTAGCTTGCCGGTGGGCCTGTCCGCAGAATTGCTGGAGCGTCGTCCCGACATTCTGGCCGCCGAGCACGTTTTACGTGGTTCCAACTACAGCATCGGTGCGGCACGCGCTGCTTTTTTCCCGCGTCTGAGCTTGACCGGCCTGTTGGGCTTCATGAGTCCCGAGCTGGGTGGCTTGTTCAGCTCGGGTAACCGTTACTGGCAGTTCCAGCCGCAAGTCACCATGCCGCTGTTGTCGGGCAGCACTTGGGCCAATCTGGATTTGGCCGAGGCTCGTCGTGATATTGCGATCAGCCAGTACGAAAAAACCATTCAGGTAGCTTTCCGTGAAGTGGCTGATGCTCTGGCGGGCGAAGCCACTTATGGTCAGCAGATCGATGCCTTGCAAGAGGTCGATCAGGCGGCCAGCGAAAGCTTGCGTTTGGCCAAGCTGCGTTACGAAGTGGGTATAGACAGCTTCCTGCAGGTACAAACGGCGGAAGTCAGCCTGTACGGTACGCGTCAGGCTTATATCCAAACTGGCTTGGCATCCTTGATGAACCGGGTCGAGTTGTACAAGGCCTTGGGGGGCGGCTGGACAGCCGAAACCATCCAGCCTGAAACAAAGACTCAGGCCGCTGGGACAGCACCGGAATAA
- a CDS encoding efflux RND transporter periplasmic adaptor subunit — translation MSFQSLLGRQTFRIAAFSSLVLLAACGNKEPQAPAGGMKVPVSVITVQPTSTELFSELPGRVEAIKDAQIRARVSGIVEEINFEQGADVKQDQLLFTIDPAPYRAVRNQAAAQLKNAQAEAQSAKQLAQRYERLIKENAVSRQDYDNAKARAMQADAAIAAAQATLESANIDLGYTKIVSPVSGRIGKSFVTEGALVSAANATHMATVQQLDRVYIDVTRSTAELTQLRRAMADGTLKSAGEAQAKAKAVLEDGSLYDQDGVLLFSGVSVDPSTSQVTLRAVFPNPDEILLPGMYVRVRLEQGVIPDALLVPAQAVQYTSDGASNIYVVREEKAQSVPVVLGPESDGQYVVENGLQAGDQIIVEGFQKIRPGAPVQTMPWKQGNKSAAAPAPDAAPAQEPAAAAEPNEAKSSE, via the coding sequence ATGTCATTTCAAAGCTTGTTGGGTCGGCAGACTTTCCGTATTGCTGCCTTCTCTTCCTTGGTTCTTCTGGCCGCTTGCGGCAACAAAGAGCCTCAAGCTCCGGCCGGCGGGATGAAGGTCCCGGTCAGTGTGATTACCGTCCAACCGACCTCTACCGAGTTGTTCTCCGAGCTGCCTGGACGAGTCGAAGCCATCAAAGATGCACAAATCCGCGCCCGCGTGTCGGGAATCGTGGAAGAAATCAACTTTGAACAGGGCGCTGATGTCAAACAAGACCAGCTCTTGTTTACCATTGATCCTGCTCCTTACCGAGCTGTTCGCAATCAGGCCGCCGCCCAGTTGAAAAATGCGCAGGCGGAAGCGCAAAGTGCCAAGCAATTGGCCCAGCGCTATGAGCGTTTGATCAAGGAAAATGCGGTTTCGCGTCAGGATTACGATAATGCCAAGGCCCGTGCGATGCAGGCGGATGCGGCGATTGCTGCTGCGCAAGCCACGTTAGAGAGCGCCAATATTGATTTGGGCTACACCAAGATTGTGTCGCCGGTGTCAGGTCGTATTGGCAAATCCTTCGTAACCGAAGGTGCGCTGGTCTCGGCCGCCAACGCCACGCACATGGCAACCGTACAGCAACTGGATCGTGTCTATATTGATGTGACCCGTTCGACGGCAGAGCTGACTCAACTACGTCGCGCCATGGCCGATGGCACCTTGAAGTCAGCGGGTGAGGCCCAGGCCAAAGCCAAGGCTGTGCTGGAAGATGGCTCTTTGTACGATCAGGACGGTGTGCTGCTGTTTAGCGGTGTCAGCGTGGATCCTTCTACTTCGCAAGTGACCTTGCGTGCCGTGTTCCCGAACCCTGACGAGATCCTCTTGCCCGGTATGTACGTGCGCGTTCGTCTGGAACAAGGCGTGATTCCCGATGCCTTGTTGGTGCCCGCCCAGGCGGTTCAGTACACCTCGGATGGGGCCTCTAATATTTACGTAGTTCGTGAAGAGAAAGCCCAGTCCGTACCGGTTGTATTGGGACCTGAAAGCGATGGTCAGTATGTCGTGGAGAATGGCCTGCAAGCTGGAGACCAGATCATTGTCGAAGGCTTCCAGAAGATTCGTCCCGGTGCACCTGTCCAGACGATGCCTTGGAAGCAAGGCAACAAATCCGCCGCTGCACCTGCTCCTGATGCGGCCCCCGCACAGGAACCGGCCGCTGCGGCTGAGCCAAACGAAGCCAAGTCTAGCGAGTAA
- a CDS encoding MerR family transcriptional regulator: protein MLISEAARVTGLTPKMIRHYEDLGLLHSDRAPNGYRVYQDQDLDTLHFIVRAKDLGFNLADIQQLTSLWRDQQRPSSEVKQLAQAHIKDLESRAALLLDMAAKLSVLAEQCQGDHQPDCPILDGLEGACCHTDTLANVDSHEPARRNANRGKF from the coding sequence ATGCTGATTAGTGAAGCAGCCCGCGTAACCGGCCTGACACCCAAGATGATTCGGCACTATGAAGATCTGGGACTCTTGCATAGTGACCGTGCCCCCAATGGCTACCGCGTCTACCAGGATCAAGACCTGGATACCTTGCACTTTATTGTTCGTGCCAAGGATTTGGGCTTCAATCTGGCGGACATTCAGCAGTTGACCAGCCTGTGGCGCGACCAGCAACGTCCCAGCAGCGAGGTCAAGCAACTGGCCCAGGCACATATCAAGGATCTGGAAAGCCGCGCGGCTCTGCTGCTGGACATGGCGGCCAAACTGAGTGTGCTGGCTGAGCAATGCCAGGGCGACCACCAGCCAGATTGCCCGATTTTGGATGGCTTGGAGGGGGCATGCTGTCATACAGACACTTTGGCCAATGTAGATTCACATGAGCCCGCTCGCCGTAACGCCAATAGGGGCAAGTTTTAA
- the pdxJ gene encoding pyridoxine 5'-phosphate synthase translates to MLELGVNIDHVATLRQQRLTTYPDPIQAALRAEEAGADLITLHLREDRRHIQDADVEALRPVLRTRMNLECAITTEMLDIACRIKPDDVCLVPEHRAELTTEGGLDVVGHLDQVRAAVQQLQAAGIRVSLFIDADPAQIRAASDVGATVIELHTGAYADAQTPEQAASELERIRAGIAQGVSQGLRVNAGHGLHYGNVQAIAALPGLTELNIGHAIVAQAVFDGWEKAVRDMKALLVQALAPAQA, encoded by the coding sequence ATGTTAGAACTGGGCGTCAATATCGATCATGTGGCGACGCTGCGCCAGCAGCGTCTGACCACATACCCTGATCCAATTCAGGCCGCTTTGCGAGCAGAGGAAGCCGGAGCGGACCTGATCACCTTACATCTACGTGAAGACCGGCGTCATATTCAGGATGCCGATGTCGAGGCGCTGCGCCCCGTACTGCGTACCCGGATGAATCTGGAATGCGCCATCACCACCGAAATGCTGGACATTGCTTGCCGTATCAAACCGGACGATGTCTGCCTGGTTCCCGAACACCGTGCCGAACTGACAACCGAAGGTGGTTTGGATGTGGTCGGTCATCTGGACCAGGTCAGGGCCGCGGTACAGCAATTGCAAGCTGCCGGTATTCGTGTTTCGCTGTTCATTGATGCCGACCCGGCGCAAATTCGCGCTGCCAGTGATGTCGGCGCTACCGTGATTGAACTGCACACTGGCGCTTATGCAGATGCTCAAACACCCGAACAGGCAGCCAGCGAACTGGAACGTATCCGTGCCGGTATTGCTCAAGGTGTGTCCCAAGGTCTGCGTGTGAACGCGGGTCACGGTCTGCATTACGGTAATGTACAAGCGATTGCCGCCTTGCCCGGACTGACGGAGCTCAATATTGGTCATGCCATTGTTGCCCAGGCTGTCTTTGACGGCTGGGAAAAAGCCGTGCGTGATATGAAGGCCCTGCTGGTGCAAGCGCTCGCCCCTGCTCAAGCCTGA